The window CGGAAGGGGCAACTCGGTGAACTCTGCGTGACCGGAATTACCGAAGGTAATGATCAGCCGCCGGCGACCGCGGGGATGATCGAGACGCCCGCGCCGTCCGGGGTGGCCGTCTGAAGGCCCTGCTCGAACCGGACGTCGTCGTCGTTGACGTACACGTTGACGAAGCGGCGCAGCTTGCCCTGGTCGTCCAGGACCCGGGCCGCGATGCCCGTGTGGTTCTTCTCCAGGTCCGAGATGACGTCGGACAGGGTCGCGCCCTCGGCGCTCACCTCGGCCCGCCCGCCGGTGTAGGTGCGCAGGATGGTGGGGATGCGAACGGTCACGCTCATGCCAGGCCAGCCTCTCGGAAGGAGTCCAGGGTCGGACGGATCGTCGCGGTCAGGCCGGTGCCGGCCACCGCGTCCAGTGTCTTCAGCCCGTCGCCGGTGTTGAGGACGACGGTCGTCTTCGTCGGGTCGAGGAGGCCGTTCTCGACCAGCTTCCTCGTCACGCCGACCGTCACACCGCCCGCGGTCTCGGCGAAGATGCCCTCGGTCCGCGCCAGCAGCTTGATCGCGTCGACGACCTGCTCGTCGGTCACGTCCTCCACCGCGCCACCGGTGCGGCGCGCGATGTCCAGGACGTACGGGCCGTCGGCCGGGTTGCCGATGGCCAGGGACTTGGCGATCGTGTTCGGCTTCTGCGGCCGCACGACCTCGTGGCCGGCCTTGAAGGCGGTGGACACCGGCGAGCAGCCCTCGGCCTGGGCGCCGAAGATCTTGTACGGCTTGTCCTCGACCAGCCCCAGCTCGATCAGCTCCCGCAGGCCCTTGTCGACCTTGGTGAGCTGGGAGCCCGAGGCGATCGGGACGACGATCTGGTCCGGCAGCCGCCAGCCGAGCTGCTCGCAGATCTCGTACGCCAGCGTCTTGGAGCCCTCGGCGTAGTACGGCCGCAGGTTGACGTTGACGAAGCCCCAGCCCTCGCCGGCCGGATCGCCGATCAGCTCGGAGCAGAAACGGTTCACGTCGTCGTAGTTGCCCTCGATGCCGACGAGTTCGCCGCCGTAGATCGCGGCCATCACGATCTTGCCCTGCTCCAGGTCGTGCGGGATGAACACGCAGGAGCGCAGTCCGGCACGGGCGGCCGCGGCGCCGACGGCACCGGCCAGGTTGCCGGTCGAGGAGCAGGAGAGCGTGGTGAAGCCGAAGGCGCGGGCCGCCTCCAGCGCCTGCGCGACCACGCGGTCCTTGAAGGAGTGCGTCGGGTTGCCGGAGTCGTCCTTCACGTACAGCCCGCCGGTCACGCCCAGTTCACCGGCGAGGCGGTCGGCCCGGACGAGCTTGGTCCAGCCCGGGTTCAGGTTCGGCTTGCCGGCGACGTCCGCGGGAACGGGCAGCAGCGGCGCGTAGCGCCAGATGTTCGCGGGGCCCGCTTCGATCCGCTTGCGCAGCTCCTCGGTGTCGTAGGCCGAGAAGTCGTAGGCGATCTCCAGCGGGCCGAAACACTCCTCGCAGGCGAAGACCGGGCCGAGAGGGACGCGGTGACCGCACTCGCGACAGCTCAGTGCCGCGGCGGGGCCGAGGTCCACGGTGGAATCGGTGCTGCTTGCAACAGTCTGCACAGCCATGTGAGGCGAGGCCCTTTCTCCTCATCTTCCTCACGACGCATCTCGCCGTGAGACGGATTTGGCACCTTCCCTAGCCGGGAGCCTCGCGAAGACGATCGGCTGTGCGCGCACAGCAGTCGATACGAGAACCGGCTGGAGGGTTGCCGGGGCTTCATCGGGCCGTGTCCCTCTGCCCCTCTGGATGAGCTGTATTCGGTTGTGAGGCGGAGGTGACCCCCGGCATGGGATGGTCGTCCGCGTTGTTCAAGACTGTAACGGAAGGCCAGGACGGCGGAGGCAGTCGTCCGAACCGCGAGACGACACCGCGAGACGACAGTCGCGGGACGACAGTGAGGAGCCGCTGACCGTGCTGGAAGAAGTCGAGCGCTGGCTGGCCACCCGCTCCTGGTCCGTCGCCGACCGGCCGCTGCACCAGATCCTGGCGGCCAAGCAGCGCACCGGTCAGTCGGTCTCCGTGGTGCTGCCCGCGCTGAACGAGGAGGCGACGGTCGGCGACATCGTCGCGGTGATCCGCCGCGACCTGGTGGAGCGGGCGCCGCTCGTCGACGAGATCGTCGTCGTCGACTCGGGCTCCACCGACCGCACCTTCGAGGTGGCCGCCGCCGCGGGCGCCCGGGTGGTGCGCCGCGACGAGATCCTGCCGCGCCTGCCCGCGGTGCCGGGCAAGGGCGAGGTGCTGTGGCGCTCCCTGCTCGTCACCCGCGGGGACGTCATCTGCTTCGTCGACGCCGATCTGCGGGAGTTCTCCTCCGACTTCGTCACCGGCATCGTGGGCCCGCTGCTCACCGAACGCGACGTCGACTTGGTCAAGGCGATGTACGACCGCCCCTTCACCGTGCCCGGCCGGGACGCCTCCGCCTCGGCCGCCGCAGGGCAGGGCGGACGGGTCACCGAGCTGATGGCGCGCCCGCTGCTCAACATGCACTGGCCGCAGCTCGCCGGCTTCGTGCAGCCGCTCGGCGGCGAGTACGCGGCCCGCCGCTCACTCCTCGAACAGCTGCCCTTCCCGGTCGGCTACGGCGTCGAGCTGGGCATGCTGGTCGACGCGCTGCACCTGGTGGGCCTGGACGCGCTCGCGCAGGTCGACGTCGGGGTGCGCAGGCACCGGCACCAGGACGGGCAGGCGCTCGGCAGGATGGCCGCCGCGATCTACCGCACCGCCCAGCTCCGCCTGGCCCGCGGCCATCTCGTGCGCCCCCGTCTCACCCAGTTCGAGCGCGGCGAGAACGGCTTCGAGCCGCGGACGCACCCCGTGGACACCGAGGAGCGTCCGCCGATGGCCGAGGTCGCGGAGTACGCGGCCCGGCAGGTGGCCTGAAACACCGGCCTCGCCCGCTTTCCGGCGGCTACGAAGCGGAACCGTACGTTTGAGCGTTTCGGGGCCGGGCTAGGTTGAGGCTTATGGCTTCTACGCACGGTGCCGAGGTGCTGGTCGCGTCCAATCGCGGCCCGGTTTCGTATCAGGTGCGCGAGGACGGCTCGCTCCACTCCCGGCGCGGAGGCGGAGGGCTGGTGTCCGGGCTCTCCGCGATCGGCCCGGAGGCGGGGGCGGTGTGGGTGTGCGCCGCGCTGAGCGACGCCGACCGGGAGGCGGCGGGCCGCTTCGAGGGCGGGCGCCGGCTGCCGTCGGAGGCGACCGGCGGGCAGCAGGTGCGGATGCTCGACATCGACGCGCGGGTCTTCTCCGACGCCTACAACGGCATCGCCAACTCGGTGCTGTGGTTCGTCCACCACATGCTGTACCAGACGCCGCTGGAGCCGGTCTTCGACGCCGGGTTCCGGCGCCTGTGGAAGTCCTACGAGGCCTACAACCTGGCCTTCGCCGAGGCGCTCGCGGAGGAGGCGGCCGAGGGGGCGGCCGTGGTGGTGCAGGACTACCACCTGACGCTCGTGCCGGGGATGCTGCGCGATTTCCGGCCCGATGTGCGCATCGGGCACTTCTCGCACACGCCGTGGGCGCCGGCGGACTACTTCCGGATCCTCCCCGACGACATCGCCGAGCAGGTGCTGCGCGGAATGCTGGGCGCGGACCGGCTGGGCTTCCTCACCCAGCGGTGGGCCGACGCGTTCGCCGGGTGCTGCGACGCGCTCGTCGGCGGGCTCGGGGGCACCCGGATCGGGGTGCACGGGCTGGGCGCGGACGCGGAGTTCCTGCGGGAGCGGTCGCACCGGGTCGACGTCGAGGAGCGGATGGCGGCGCTGCGCGAGGAGATCGGCACCGGACCGGACGGTGGCCCGCGCCGGACGATCGTGCGGGTGGACCGGACCGAGCTGTCCAAGAACATCGTGCGGGGGCTGCACGCGTACCGGGAGCTGCTGGAGCAGCACCCGCAGTGGCGCGAGCGGGTGGTGCACGTGGCGTTCGCCTACCCCTCGCGGCAGGACCTCGCGGTGTACCGAGAGTACACGGAGCAGGTGCGGCGGGTGGCCGAGGAGATCAACGCCCGGTACGGGACGCCCGGCTGGACCCCCGTCCTGCTGCACGTGGAGGACGACTTCGCGCGGTCGCTCGCGGCGTACCGGATCGCCGACGTGGCCCTGGTCAACCCCATCCGGGACGGGATGAACCTGGTCGCCAAGGAGGTGCCGGTCGTCTCCGACTCGGGGTGCGCGCTGGTGCTGTCGCGGGAGGCGGGGGCATACGCCGAGCTGGGCGAGGACGCGGTCGTCGTCAACCCGTACGACGTGG of the Streptomyces sp. NBC_01788 genome contains:
- the thrC gene encoding threonine synthase codes for the protein MAVQTVASSTDSTVDLGPAAALSCRECGHRVPLGPVFACEECFGPLEIAYDFSAYDTEELRKRIEAGPANIWRYAPLLPVPADVAGKPNLNPGWTKLVRADRLAGELGVTGGLYVKDDSGNPTHSFKDRVVAQALEAARAFGFTTLSCSSTGNLAGAVGAAAARAGLRSCVFIPHDLEQGKIVMAAIYGGELVGIEGNYDDVNRFCSELIGDPAGEGWGFVNVNLRPYYAEGSKTLAYEICEQLGWRLPDQIVVPIASGSQLTKVDKGLRELIELGLVEDKPYKIFGAQAEGCSPVSTAFKAGHEVVRPQKPNTIAKSLAIGNPADGPYVLDIARRTGGAVEDVTDEQVVDAIKLLARTEGIFAETAGGVTVGVTRKLVENGLLDPTKTTVVLNTGDGLKTLDAVAGTGLTATIRPTLDSFREAGLA
- a CDS encoding glucosyl-3-phosphoglycerate synthase, whose translation is MLEEVERWLATRSWSVADRPLHQILAAKQRTGQSVSVVLPALNEEATVGDIVAVIRRDLVERAPLVDEIVVVDSGSTDRTFEVAAAAGARVVRRDEILPRLPAVPGKGEVLWRSLLVTRGDVICFVDADLREFSSDFVTGIVGPLLTERDVDLVKAMYDRPFTVPGRDASASAAAGQGGRVTELMARPLLNMHWPQLAGFVQPLGGEYAARRSLLEQLPFPVGYGVELGMLVDALHLVGLDALAQVDVGVRRHRHQDGQALGRMAAAIYRTAQLRLARGHLVRPRLTQFERGENGFEPRTHPVDTEERPPMAEVAEYAARQVA
- a CDS encoding alpha,alpha-trehalose-phosphate synthase (UDP-forming) encodes the protein MASTHGAEVLVASNRGPVSYQVREDGSLHSRRGGGGLVSGLSAIGPEAGAVWVCAALSDADREAAGRFEGGRRLPSEATGGQQVRMLDIDARVFSDAYNGIANSVLWFVHHMLYQTPLEPVFDAGFRRLWKSYEAYNLAFAEALAEEAAEGAAVVVQDYHLTLVPGMLRDFRPDVRIGHFSHTPWAPADYFRILPDDIAEQVLRGMLGADRLGFLTQRWADAFAGCCDALVGGLGGTRIGVHGLGADAEFLRERSHRVDVEERMAALREEIGTGPDGGPRRTIVRVDRTELSKNIVRGLHAYRELLEQHPQWRERVVHVAFAYPSRQDLAVYREYTEQVRRVAEEINARYGTPGWTPVLLHVEDDFARSLAAYRIADVALVNPIRDGMNLVAKEVPVVSDSGCALVLSREAGAYAELGEDAVVVNPYDVVGTAGALHRALNMPGPERAERTKRLAAAATALPPAQWFLDQLQELGG
- a CDS encoding MoaD/ThiS family protein, whose product is MSVTVRIPTILRTYTGGRAEVSAEGATLSDVISDLEKNHTGIAARVLDDQGKLRRFVNVYVNDDDVRFEQGLQTATPDGAGVSIIPAVAGG